From the Oleiphilus messinensis genome, one window contains:
- a CDS encoding methyl-accepting chemotaxis protein produces MKQFLLPAILLMNRLRYVYKFALISVLFLIPIVWLGQQLASELTGSISRIEAERDGLKFYRLSVELYQQAQRYRDYRSIFKQRAIPEIGAQTQKAKDQIDLLFEQLQGFKVGYDRDGDLRKALADTDTAWKKIVADDVFQENIDSQYVYYNEFVTRVLSLMSTAAQVSGIAQDPSKEIQAILAFAQKGTVDVTDEMGKARSIGIFALREGQVNYTMSDSLNGIFDRLSSLQTMVSPLIELSMNASASMRTNLSSKANGIKGSIIAVRDSLDSHVITPVSLSFPPSEFDSLISQNIDSYFGFTDEALGLADTTLQRNLDEAQGFLLTMIVSQLILLGIIVYLYMGFFVSIRNTIESFSLGAQQVAEGDMTFRLASDSRDEMGGLTDEFNKMTMRMHELIQVVRSTAADVDLQSSRVTDTAVSNKNAIEEQMQETRQISEAMTQMTDTVTEVAASSQQASDAAQQAEAEAEKGRQVVDQTRETINRLAREIDDSAETINRVNQDSQNISQVLVEIRAIAEQTNLLALNAAIEAARAGEQGRGFAVVADEVRTLSQRTQKSTEEIESMIDRLQSGVNQAVQSMQHSHTTTNATVEQSKNVTLALDNIVKSIATIVDMSHQIAQAAEEQGAVAKNIESNVHHIVEVGHKTAENAQDTFDSSRKMSELTASLQKIIEAFKV; encoded by the coding sequence GTGAAACAGTTTCTGTTGCCAGCGATCTTATTAATGAATCGGCTGCGTTATGTTTACAAGTTCGCGCTGATAAGTGTTCTATTTCTAATCCCGATTGTATGGTTGGGTCAACAGCTTGCTAGTGAATTGACGGGCTCCATTTCCCGGATTGAAGCGGAGCGAGACGGCTTGAAATTCTATCGCTTGTCGGTGGAGTTATATCAGCAGGCGCAACGCTATCGCGATTACCGGTCCATTTTCAAGCAGAGAGCCATACCGGAAATTGGTGCGCAGACGCAAAAGGCGAAGGATCAAATCGACCTGCTTTTTGAGCAACTACAGGGATTTAAAGTCGGATATGATCGAGACGGTGATTTGCGAAAAGCATTGGCTGATACCGACACCGCCTGGAAAAAAATTGTCGCTGATGATGTTTTTCAGGAAAATATTGATTCCCAATACGTCTACTACAATGAATTTGTAACGCGTGTACTGTCGCTCATGTCTACTGCGGCTCAAGTTTCAGGAATTGCACAGGATCCTTCGAAAGAGATCCAGGCCATTCTCGCATTTGCCCAAAAGGGCACTGTCGATGTAACAGATGAGATGGGCAAGGCTCGCAGCATTGGAATATTTGCGTTAAGGGAAGGCCAGGTTAATTATACGATGAGTGACAGCCTCAATGGTATTTTTGATCGCTTGTCGAGCCTCCAAACAATGGTATCACCCTTGATTGAATTATCCATGAATGCCAGTGCCTCCATGCGCACCAATTTGAGCTCGAAAGCGAATGGCATCAAAGGAAGTATTATTGCCGTGCGCGATAGTTTGGATAGTCACGTGATTACCCCCGTGTCCTTGAGCTTCCCGCCATCTGAATTCGATTCGTTAATATCCCAAAATATTGATTCTTATTTTGGTTTTACCGATGAAGCGCTTGGTTTGGCGGATACCACCCTGCAGCGTAACCTTGATGAAGCTCAAGGTTTTTTGCTGACCATGATCGTAAGTCAATTGATTTTGCTGGGTATTATTGTTTATTTGTACATGGGTTTTTTTGTTTCTATTCGAAATACGATTGAATCATTCAGCCTGGGTGCGCAGCAGGTCGCCGAAGGTGACATGACATTTAGGCTTGCTTCTGATTCACGTGATGAAATGGGTGGGCTGACTGACGAATTTAATAAAATGACGATGCGAATGCATGAATTGATCCAGGTGGTGCGTTCTACAGCTGCTGATGTCGATCTACAGTCTTCCCGGGTCACCGATACGGCAGTGTCCAACAAAAATGCGATAGAAGAACAAATGCAGGAAACCCGTCAGATTTCTGAAGCGATGACGCAAATGACTGACACTGTTACGGAGGTGGCGGCCAGTTCGCAACAGGCTTCGGATGCCGCGCAACAGGCGGAGGCAGAGGCTGAAAAGGGGCGTCAGGTGGTTGATCAAACACGGGAAACCATAAACCGGCTTGCTCGAGAGATTGATGACTCTGCTGAAACCATAAACAGGGTGAATCAGGACTCACAAAATATCAGCCAGGTTTTAGTCGAGATCCGTGCAATTGCGGAGCAGACCAATCTCCTGGCGTTGAACGCCGCGATTGAGGCTGCCCGTGCCGGGGAGCAGGGCCGAGGTTTTGCGGTTGTCGCAGATGAGGTTAGAACACTTTCCCAGCGAACTCAAAAATCCACTGAGGAAATTGAATCGATGATTGACCGGCTGCAATCCGGGGTAAACCAGGCGGTTCAATCAATGCAACATAGCCATACCACAACTAATGCTACGGTGGAGCAGTCCAAAAATGTAACCCTGGCTCTGGATAATATCGTCAAGAGTATTGCGACCATCGTGGATATGAGTCACCAGATCGCACAAGCTGCTGAAGAGCAAGGAGCAGTGGCTAAAAATATCGAGAGCAATGTGCACCATATCGTGGAAGTAGGCCATAAAACGGCGGAAAACGCTCAGGATACTTTTGATTCCAGCCGGAAAATGTCTGAGCTGACGGCATCATTGCAAAAAATAATTGAGGCGTTCAAAGTATAA